The following proteins are encoded in a genomic region of Drosophila miranda strain MSH22 chromosome 4, D.miranda_PacBio2.1, whole genome shotgun sequence:
- the LOC108162034 gene encoding chorion transcription factor Cf2 isoform X1 — protein MIKSTTNIQEQRLPRPEDQPQQVHPPQPPPPTPPTHQVAAVIANMDTLKTAFLPNLSMDPNVHVSPHYCPMCHQQFERAQHVTEHMQLCHGITLNAQGAITSLEAAQQQHQQQQQQQQQQQQLKPNYSCVNCDEKFGSAVDLDEHQRMTHQAPAFLARCLVCSIYGVHSATPNPNEYKCTQCGSVCTTSMLAAGQQAFMEQQEAPVTPDELPAIAPRDMRLTPEEQHHQQQQQLQQEHHHQQQELLEQQQRELQEHQQQQHHQDDLSGDQVGLKVPPLTVKLNKNSNGGSVAHPQVIIKEEPLSLSDSGDVVNAVPVYAIQANPGVQAPTPGAATSVLVSTRIVTADQAHKIRHKCPDCPKTFKTLGTLAMHRKIHTGEADATPKERPYTCSYCGKSFTQSNTLKQHTRIHTGEKPFRCGYCGRAFTVKDYLNKHLTTHTGEKPFHCGYCEKSFSVKDYLTKHIRTHTGEKPYTCPYCDKRFTQRSALTVHTTKLHPL, from the exons ATGATAAAGTCTACCACCAACATACAGGAACAGCGTCTGCCACGTCCCGAGGACCAGCCACAGCAGGTGCATCCGCCGCAGCCACCACCCCCAACGCCGCCGACACATCAAGTGGCAGCCGTGATAGCCAACATGGACACACTGAAGACCGCCTTTCTGCCAAATCTCAGCATGGACCCCAACGTCCATGTCAGTCCGCACTACTGTCCCATGTGCCACCAGCAGTTCGAGCGGGCCCAGCACGTTACAGAGCACATGCAGCTGTGCCACGGCATAACGCTGAACGCTCAGGGAGCTATCACATCGCTGGAGGCCgcccaacagcagcaccagcaacagcaacaacagcagcagcagcagcagcaactgaaGCCCAACTATTCGTGCGTTAACTGTGATGAGAAGTTCGGGAGCGCCGTGGATCTGGACGAGCACCAGCGAATGACGCACCAGGCGCCCGCCTTCCTGGCGCGTTGCCTCGTATGCAGCATTTACGGAGTGCATTCGGCTACGCCGAACCCCAACGAATACAAGTGCACGCAGTGCGGTTCCGTCTGCACGACGTCCATGCTGGCGGCGGGACAGCAGGCGTTCATGGAGCAGCAGGAGGCGCCCGTGACACCCGACGAGCTTCCCGCCATTGCGCCGCGTGATATGAGACTGACGCCCGAAGAGCaacatcaccagcagcagcagcagctgcagcaggagcaccatcatcagcagcaggaacTGCTtgagcaacagcagcgggaACTGCAggagcatcagcagcaacagcaccaccaGGACGATCTTTCTGGCGACCAGGTGGGCCTCAAAGTGCCGCCGCTCACCGTCAAGCTGAACAAGAATTCGAATGGGGGCTCCGTCGCCCATCCCCAGGTCATCATCAAGGAAGAGCCGCTCAGTCTGAGCGATAGTGGCGATGTGGTTAACGCTGTCCCCGTCTATGCCATACAAGCGAATCCTGGCGTGCAGGCACCGACCCCGGGGGCCGCAACCAGTGTCCTGGTCAGCACGCGGATCGTGACAGCGGATCAGGCGCACAAGATCCGGCACAAATGTCCGGACTGCCCGAAGACATTCAAGACGCTGGGAACCCTGGCCATGCACCGCAAGATCCACACAGGCGAAGCAGA CGCCACGCCCAAAGAACGCCCCTACACGTGCTCCTACTGCGGCAAGTCCTTCACTCAATCGAATACACTAAAACAGCACACTCGCATACATACAGGTGAGAAACCATTTAGATGTGGCTATTGTGGCAGGGCGTTCACTGTTAAGGATTACCTGAACAAACATTTAACGACTCACACGG GTGAGAAACCGTTTCATTGCGGCTACTGTGAGAAGTCCTTCAGCGTGAAGGACTATCTCACCAAGCACATACGGACGCACACCGGCGAAAAGCCGTACACCTGTCCGTATTGCGATAAGCGCTTCACGCAGCGAAGCGCCCTCACCGTGCACACGACCAAGCTGCATCCGCTCTAG
- the LOC108162034 gene encoding chorion transcription factor Cf2 isoform X3 yields MDTLKTAFLPNLSMDPNVHVSPHYCPMCHQQFERAQHVTEHMQLCHGITLNAQGAITSLEAAQQQHQQQQQQQQQQQQLKPNYSCVNCDEKFGSAVDLDEHQRMTHQAPAFLARCLVCSIYGVHSATPNPNEYKCTQCGSVCTTSMLAAGQQAFMEQQEAPVTPDELPAIAPRDMRLTPEEQHHQQQQQLQQEHHHQQQELLEQQQRELQEHQQQQHHQDDLSGDQVGLKVPPLTVKLNKNSNGGSVAHPQVIIKEEPLSLSDSGDVVNAVPVYAIQANPGVQAPTPGAATSVLVSTRIVTADQAHKIRHKCPDCPKTFKTLGTLAMHRKIHTGEADATPKERPYTCSYCGKSFTQSNTLKQHTRIHTGEKPFRCGYCGRAFTVKDYLNKHLTTHTGEKPFHCGYCEKSFSVKDYLTKHIRTHTGEKPYTCPYCDKRFTQRSALTVHTTKLHPL; encoded by the exons ATGGACACACTGAAGACCGCCTTTCTGCCAAATCTCAGCATGGACCCCAACGTCCATGTCAGTCCGCACTACTGTCCCATGTGCCACCAGCAGTTCGAGCGGGCCCAGCACGTTACAGAGCACATGCAGCTGTGCCACGGCATAACGCTGAACGCTCAGGGAGCTATCACATCGCTGGAGGCCgcccaacagcagcaccagcaacagcaacaacagcagcagcagcagcagcaactgaaGCCCAACTATTCGTGCGTTAACTGTGATGAGAAGTTCGGGAGCGCCGTGGATCTGGACGAGCACCAGCGAATGACGCACCAGGCGCCCGCCTTCCTGGCGCGTTGCCTCGTATGCAGCATTTACGGAGTGCATTCGGCTACGCCGAACCCCAACGAATACAAGTGCACGCAGTGCGGTTCCGTCTGCACGACGTCCATGCTGGCGGCGGGACAGCAGGCGTTCATGGAGCAGCAGGAGGCGCCCGTGACACCCGACGAGCTTCCCGCCATTGCGCCGCGTGATATGAGACTGACGCCCGAAGAGCaacatcaccagcagcagcagcagctgcagcaggagcaccatcatcagcagcaggaacTGCTtgagcaacagcagcgggaACTGCAggagcatcagcagcaacagcaccaccaGGACGATCTTTCTGGCGACCAGGTGGGCCTCAAAGTGCCGCCGCTCACCGTCAAGCTGAACAAGAATTCGAATGGGGGCTCCGTCGCCCATCCCCAGGTCATCATCAAGGAAGAGCCGCTCAGTCTGAGCGATAGTGGCGATGTGGTTAACGCTGTCCCCGTCTATGCCATACAAGCGAATCCTGGCGTGCAGGCACCGACCCCGGGGGCCGCAACCAGTGTCCTGGTCAGCACGCGGATCGTGACAGCGGATCAGGCGCACAAGATCCGGCACAAATGTCCGGACTGCCCGAAGACATTCAAGACGCTGGGAACCCTGGCCATGCACCGCAAGATCCACACAGGCGAAGCAGA CGCCACGCCCAAAGAACGCCCCTACACGTGCTCCTACTGCGGCAAGTCCTTCACTCAATCGAATACACTAAAACAGCACACTCGCATACATACAGGTGAGAAACCATTTAGATGTGGCTATTGTGGCAGGGCGTTCACTGTTAAGGATTACCTGAACAAACATTTAACGACTCACACGG GTGAGAAACCGTTTCATTGCGGCTACTGTGAGAAGTCCTTCAGCGTGAAGGACTATCTCACCAAGCACATACGGACGCACACCGGCGAAAAGCCGTACACCTGTCCGTATTGCGATAAGCGCTTCACGCAGCGAAGCGCCCTCACCGTGCACACGACCAAGCTGCATCCGCTCTAG
- the LOC108162031 gene encoding serine/threonine-protein kinase RIO3 — protein sequence MSSPWIKTQEPVQTTSLADIMSEQYAHRLHNQEVKRHQQTQKKTEVEATSIWDGEAASPGAANYSDVAAIPAKTNTETEEWEDYSSLLEDCGEADLPPEVLALLQEEESGSGGDSDAVIAQMLQSQFDHEYNEELRRIEQKQNKQSKVTVTLDKFRRSGDAEFLHDTEEDDYEEDELERLKHDWDRFETNEKRLESIPRCGFKMSKEGEMITKHDPQLCAVRNAQRVMSFPPEFPTGDGAGFDMKLSNKVFNQLKAYSRRGRSDRHEKVATAEMGLDASTRLLLYKLINNQVLEQINGIISTGKEAVILHANSDSSYTGSNEHGHQSGVLMPPNLLPKECAIKIFKTTLNEFKQRDRYIKDDYRFKDRFSKQNHRVIINMWAEKEMHNLMRMQNIGLSVPDVVVLKKHVLVMRFIGDNHNAAPKLKDARLSAAELSCAYEEIVVAMHKMYNEAKLVHADLSEYNILWFEGKCWFIDVAQSVEPKHPSALEFLMRDCGNIVNFFERRGLPNIYTKEQLFEYITNLNAETHNAAMLERIHTRGASINEATAPNQQECPDELKPLEYPFELAWEKSQRDREASKALKQSLDTNENDKDDDHDSDSDDDENKDKDNNTTATR from the exons ATGTCGTCGCCATGGATCAAGACCCAGGAGCCAGTGCAGACCACGAGTCTAGCTGATATCATGTCGGAGCAGTATGCACATCGTTTGCACAACCAGGAGGTAAAGCGGCATCAGCAAACCCAGAAGAAAACTGAGGTGGAAGCCACATCCATCTGGGACGGGGAAGCAGCTTCACCGGGTGCTGCCAACTACTCCGATGTGGCCGCGATACCAGCAAAGACCAACACCGAAACGGAAGAGTGGGAGGACTACTCTTCGCTTCTAGAGGATTGCGGAGAGGCCGATTTGCCGCCAGAGGTGCTGGCCCTTCTTCAGGAAGAGGAGAGCGGCAGTGGCGGCGACTccgatgcagtcattgcccaAATGCTGCAGTCCCAATTCGATCACGAGTACAACGAGGAGCTGCGCCGCATCGAACAGAAGCAGAACAAGCAGTCCAAAGTGACTGTAACCCTGGACAAATTCCGACGCAGCGGTGATGCCGAGTTCCTGCACGACACCGAGGAGGACGACTACGAGGAGGATGAGCTGGAGCGGCTAAAGCACGACTGGGACCGTTTCGAGACCAACGAAAAGAGGCTGGAGTCCATACCTAGGTGTGGCTTTAAAATGAGCAAGGAGGGCGAAATGATTACTAAGCATGATCCACAGTTGTGCGCCGTCCGCAATGCCCAGCGCGTGATGTCGTTTCCCCCAGAATTTCCCACTGGCGATGGAGCTGGCTTCGACATGAAGCTGTCCAACAAG GTGTTCAATCAGTTGAAGGCCTATTCCCGTCGTGGCCGTTCCGATCGTCACGAGAAAGTGGCCACTGCCGAAATGGGCCTGGATGCCAGCACTCGCCTACTGTTGTACAAGCTGATCAACAATCAAGTGCTCGAACAGATCAACGGCATCATCTCCACGGGCAAAGAGGCGGTGATCCTGCACGCCAACTCCGATTCCAGCTACACGGGAAGCAATGAGCATGGCCATCAAAGCGGTGTGCTGATGCCGCCCAACCTCTTACCCAAGGAGTGTGCCATCAAGATCTTTAAGACCACGCTGAACGAGTTCAAGCAAAGGGATCGGTACATCAAGGACGACTATCGCTTCAAGGATCGATTCAGTAAGCAAAATCACCGCGTCATCATCAACATGTGGGCGGAGAAGGAGATGCACAATCTGATGCGTATGCAGAACATTGGCCTCAGCGTGCCCGACGTGGTGGTCCTGAAGAAGCATGTTCTGGTCATGCGCTTCATTGGTGACAATCACAATGCTGCGCCCAAGCTGAAGGATGCCCGCCTGAGCGCTGCCGAGCTGAGCTGCGCCTATGAGGAGATTGTGGTGGCTATGCACAAGATGTACAACGAGGCCAAGCTGGTCCATGCTGATCTCAGCGAGTACAATATTCTCTGGTTCGAGGGAAAATGTTGGTTCATCGACGTGGCCCAGAGTGTGGAGCCAAAGCACCCAAGTGCCCTGGAGTTTCTCATGCGGGACTGCGGCAATATTGTGAACTTCTTCGAGAGACGCGGACTGCCTAACATCTACACCAAAGAGCAGCTATTCGAATACATCACCAATCTCAATGCCGAGACCCACAATGCCGCCATGCTGGAGAGGATTCATACACGAGGCGCCTCCATCAACGAGGCCACTGCACCCAATCAGCAGGAGTGTCCCGATGAACTAAAGCCTCTCGAGTATCCCTTCGAGCTGGCCTGGGAGAAATCGCAGCGTGATCGCGAGGCGAGCAAAGCCCTCAAGCAAAGTCTGGACACTAATGAAAACGATAAGGACGATGATCACGATAGCGATAGCGATGACGATGAAAACAAGGATAAGGACAATAACACTACTGCCACACGTTGA
- the LOC108163078 gene encoding uncharacterized protein LOC108163078, with translation MPYLYGIADTKFLVKNIKKKVPTGVPPTKFRRNEFLKGRPKIDLNDVPIQFRASPASLVELCVNVVDKLPIPSIFEWDDMDVRRWIKRYGYPEYMNTFRVNMIWGRKLLLVDACALSAMNIKDFDHIRHITYGIRMLFHFELAKFSRSISLPDENPNELYLLFHTQTGVNYDEVRRSDLYRRMQLIRERSKNLNHWDLLYLWLRREREHNYTELIGMIPRFNLYKCKKALPVEPPEIHPEDVMCKVCIPPCDCNWTERDLRLPWRLNVLTPQLTLTRSKWNAMEKVCTVCIPPCECRWPPRYYLTGTVIKCLQTKFPEKFCPIFDDRLHVSARPSLVERWTRFSI, from the exons ATGCCGTATCTGTACGGGATTGCGGACACCAAGTTCCTGGTGAAGAATATCAAGAAGAAGGTACCCACCGGAGTGCCGCCCACCAAGTTTCGACGCAACGAGTTCCTCAAGGGTCGTCCGAAGATCGATCTAAACGATGTTCCCATTCAGTTCCGTGCCTCGCCGGCTTCCCTCGTGGAGCTATGCGTCAATGTGGTGGATAAGCTACCGATTCCATCGATCTTTGAGTGGGATGACATGGATGTAAGGCGCTGGATCAAGCGATATGGCTATCCCGAATATATG AACACTTTTCGCGTTAACATGATTTGGGGCCGAAAACTGCTGCTCGTCGACGCCTGCGCGTTGTCGGCGATGAACATCAAGGACTTTGATCATATTCGACATATAACGTACGGCATCCGGATGCTGTTCCACTTCGAGCTGGCCAAGTTCTCGCGCAGCATCAGCCTGCCCGACGAGAACCCGAATGAGCTTTACTTGCTGTTCCACACCCAGACGGGAGTCAACTACGATGAAGTGCGTCGCTCAGACTTGTATCGACGCATGCAGCTGATACGCGAGCGTTCCAAGAACCTGAACCACTGGGATCTGCTGTACCTGTGGCTGCGCCGCGAGCGGGAGCACAACTACACCGAGCTTATCGGCATGATACCGCGCTTCAACCTGTACAAGTGCAAGAAGGCCCTGCCAGTGGAGCCACCGGAGATACATCCGGAGGATGTCATGTGCAAGGTCTGCATTCCGCCCTGCGACTGTAACTGGACCGAGCGTGATCTGCGCCTGCCCTGGCGTCTCAACGTCCTGACACCACAGCTGACATTGACCCGGAGCAAATGGAACGCCATGGAGAAGGTCTGCACGGTCTGCATTCCGCCCTGCGAGTGCCGCTGGCCGCCGCGCTACTATCTCACTGGCACGGTCATCAAGTGCCTGCAGACTAAGTTCCCCGAGAAGTTCTGTCCCATCTTCGACGACCGCTTGCATGTCTCGGCTCGGCCCAGTCTGGTGGAGCGTTGGACCCGTTTCTCCATATGA
- the LOC108162034 gene encoding chorion transcription factor Cf2 isoform X2, with amino-acid sequence MIKSTTNIQEQRLPRPEDQPQQVHPPQPPPPTPPTHQVAAVIANMDTLKTAFLPNLSMDPNVHVSPHYCPMCHQQFERAQHVTEHMQLCHGITLNAQGAITSLEAAQQQHQQQQQQQQQQQQLKPNYSCVNCDEKFGSAVDLDEHQRMTHQAPAFLARCLVCSIYGVHSATPNPNEYKCTQCGSVCTTSMLAAGQQAFMEQQEAPVTPDELPAIAPRDMRLTPEEQHHQQQQQLQQEHHHQQQELLEQQQRELQEHQQQQHHQDDLSGDQVGLKVPPLTVKLNKNSNGGSVAHPQVIIKEEPLSLSDSGDVVNAVPVYAIQANPGVQAPTPGAATSVLVSTRIVTADQAHKIRHKCPDCPKTFKTLGTLAMHRKIHTGEADATPKERPYTCSYCGKSFTQSNTLKQHTRIHTGEKPFHCGYCEKSFSVKDYLTKHIRTHTGEKPYTCPYCDKRFTQRSALTVHTTKLHPL; translated from the exons ATGATAAAGTCTACCACCAACATACAGGAACAGCGTCTGCCACGTCCCGAGGACCAGCCACAGCAGGTGCATCCGCCGCAGCCACCACCCCCAACGCCGCCGACACATCAAGTGGCAGCCGTGATAGCCAACATGGACACACTGAAGACCGCCTTTCTGCCAAATCTCAGCATGGACCCCAACGTCCATGTCAGTCCGCACTACTGTCCCATGTGCCACCAGCAGTTCGAGCGGGCCCAGCACGTTACAGAGCACATGCAGCTGTGCCACGGCATAACGCTGAACGCTCAGGGAGCTATCACATCGCTGGAGGCCgcccaacagcagcaccagcaacagcaacaacagcagcagcagcagcagcaactgaaGCCCAACTATTCGTGCGTTAACTGTGATGAGAAGTTCGGGAGCGCCGTGGATCTGGACGAGCACCAGCGAATGACGCACCAGGCGCCCGCCTTCCTGGCGCGTTGCCTCGTATGCAGCATTTACGGAGTGCATTCGGCTACGCCGAACCCCAACGAATACAAGTGCACGCAGTGCGGTTCCGTCTGCACGACGTCCATGCTGGCGGCGGGACAGCAGGCGTTCATGGAGCAGCAGGAGGCGCCCGTGACACCCGACGAGCTTCCCGCCATTGCGCCGCGTGATATGAGACTGACGCCCGAAGAGCaacatcaccagcagcagcagcagctgcagcaggagcaccatcatcagcagcaggaacTGCTtgagcaacagcagcgggaACTGCAggagcatcagcagcaacagcaccaccaGGACGATCTTTCTGGCGACCAGGTGGGCCTCAAAGTGCCGCCGCTCACCGTCAAGCTGAACAAGAATTCGAATGGGGGCTCCGTCGCCCATCCCCAGGTCATCATCAAGGAAGAGCCGCTCAGTCTGAGCGATAGTGGCGATGTGGTTAACGCTGTCCCCGTCTATGCCATACAAGCGAATCCTGGCGTGCAGGCACCGACCCCGGGGGCCGCAACCAGTGTCCTGGTCAGCACGCGGATCGTGACAGCGGATCAGGCGCACAAGATCCGGCACAAATGTCCGGACTGCCCGAAGACATTCAAGACGCTGGGAACCCTGGCCATGCACCGCAAGATCCACACAGGCGAAGCAGA CGCCACGCCCAAAGAACGCCCCTACACGTGCTCCTACTGCGGCAAGTCCTTCACTCAATCGAATACACTAAAACAGCACACTCGCATACATACAG GTGAGAAACCGTTTCATTGCGGCTACTGTGAGAAGTCCTTCAGCGTGAAGGACTATCTCACCAAGCACATACGGACGCACACCGGCGAAAAGCCGTACACCTGTCCGTATTGCGATAAGCGCTTCACGCAGCGAAGCGCCCTCACCGTGCACACGACCAAGCTGCATCCGCTCTAG